The Blastocatellia bacterium genome has a segment encoding these proteins:
- a CDS encoding NAD-dependent epimerase/dehydratase family protein has translation MAILITGGTGLVGSHLIEDLITGGIPAHSLRALVRPQRDTAFLRAQGVELCYGDVTDPDSLKAALSGIQTVFHCAAAVDEKRRELFWQVNYQGTVNLLQEAQRAGVQRFVHVSTIGVYGLLQTSPATEEHPKNPLRPYAAAKLAAEEKLWQYHQSGLNVVVLRPTAIVGERDRTITKRLVQLARRRVVPLIGDGRSHVSFVYVKDLTRAMILASQSERAVGHAYNVQGFTAPIRQVLEFFIDAVGSRAKLIPIPYAAAYAGALLLDAVLTLTRPNDHPLRARKGIQQLTRDLTFDTTKIKTDLNFEPRYDMAQSFGPAIRWQLEHG, from the coding sequence ATGGCGATATTGATCACTGGTGGGACGGGGCTGGTCGGCAGCCATCTAATCGAAGACCTCATCACCGGCGGCATTCCTGCCCACTCACTTCGCGCGCTCGTTCGGCCACAGCGGGATACGGCGTTTTTACGCGCCCAGGGCGTTGAACTTTGTTACGGCGACGTGACAGACCCTGACTCGCTGAAGGCCGCGCTCAGCGGTATCCAGACCGTCTTTCATTGTGCTGCTGCCGTTGATGAGAAGCGTCGTGAGCTGTTTTGGCAGGTCAACTATCAGGGCACAGTCAATCTCCTGCAAGAGGCGCAGCGCGCCGGCGTTCAGCGATTCGTCCATGTTTCAACGATTGGCGTTTATGGTTTATTGCAAACGTCGCCGGCAACTGAAGAGCACCCCAAAAATCCACTGCGACCCTATGCCGCTGCCAAACTCGCCGCTGAAGAGAAACTCTGGCAATACCATCAGTCCGGTCTGAACGTTGTTGTGCTGCGGCCTACTGCCATCGTTGGTGAGCGAGACCGAACCATCACTAAGCGACTGGTGCAACTGGCGCGTCGAAGAGTTGTGCCGCTGATTGGCGATGGCCGGTCGCATGTCTCATTCGTCTACGTCAAAGACTTGACCCGCGCTATGATCCTGGCCAGTCAATCGGAGCGTGCCGTAGGGCATGCCTACAATGTACAAGGGTTCACAGCGCCGATTCGCCAGGTACTGGAGTTTTTCATTGATGCTGTTGGCAGCCGGGCTAAGCTGATTCCGATTCCTTACGCCGCAGCGTATGCTGGCGCGCTGTTGCTTGACGCTGTGTTGACGCTGACCCGCCCCAATGATCATCCCCTTCGCGCGCGGAAAGGGATTCAGCAGTTGACCCGCGATCTGACATTCGATACAACCAAGATCAAAACCGACTTAAATTTCGAACCGCGCTACGACATGGCTCAGTCATTCGGCCCGG
- a CDS encoding DUF1501 domain-containing protein — protein MNKTTRREFIKKSGFTMLTVGLSQQAFFRSMNMAASGALTQAAALSANDRIFVVVQLEGGNDGLNTVVPRGGSLRSLYEQYRKPTLRIPVADLLPINNDAANNQLGFHPQWTHIKSLYDQRKVGVIQSVGYPNPNYSHFRSMDIWHTANPVGYDTTGWLGDTLDLAEPSNTNPLIAAAIGGSLPLSFVARETTVPAIGNIATYRFQTDTRYPADAQNRINAFIALNQEGAPLRVLVEQIRRTNLDAFASQETLQAGRARYDDGTYPQPPPTYNQANPLARAMQQAAQIIAGNLGTKILHVMLGGFDTHEGQATANKPLEGFHALLLGWVSEAIHTFLQDMKRMGKDDKVLLMTWSEFGRKAPENGNYGTDHGAAAPLFVIGNSVKGGVFGEHPSLRKSDLYPDTDAMKHTIDFRQVYATILEKWLAVDSAEVLGRRFELIPFL, from the coding sequence ATGAACAAGACGACACGACGCGAATTCATCAAAAAGAGTGGATTTACCATGTTGACGGTGGGGCTGAGCCAGCAAGCATTCTTCCGCTCCATGAACATGGCGGCCAGCGGGGCGCTGACGCAAGCGGCTGCGCTTAGCGCCAATGACCGCATCTTCGTTGTGGTGCAACTGGAAGGCGGCAATGATGGTTTGAATACGGTGGTCCCGCGCGGTGGCTCATTGCGCAGCCTTTACGAACAATATCGCAAACCGACATTGAGGATTCCTGTAGCTGATCTGCTGCCGATTAACAATGACGCGGCCAATAATCAACTAGGGTTCCATCCACAATGGACGCACATCAAGAGCCTGTATGACCAGCGCAAAGTCGGGGTCATCCAATCGGTCGGTTACCCCAATCCGAATTACTCGCACTTTCGTTCGATGGACATTTGGCATACGGCGAATCCTGTTGGTTATGACACAACGGGGTGGCTTGGTGACACGTTGGACCTGGCCGAGCCGTCCAACACCAATCCACTGATTGCGGCGGCCATTGGTGGCAGCCTGCCGTTGAGTTTTGTGGCTCGTGAAACGACCGTTCCGGCTATCGGAAACATTGCTACCTACCGGTTCCAGACAGATACCCGGTATCCGGCTGACGCTCAGAATCGAATCAATGCCTTCATCGCATTGAATCAGGAAGGCGCGCCGTTGCGCGTGCTGGTGGAGCAGATTCGCCGCACGAACCTGGACGCCTTTGCCAGTCAGGAAACGCTCCAAGCGGGACGCGCGCGCTACGACGACGGCACATATCCACAGCCGCCGCCCACGTACAATCAAGCCAATCCACTGGCCCGCGCCATGCAGCAAGCTGCTCAGATCATTGCTGGCAATCTAGGGACGAAAATCTTACATGTGATGCTGGGCGGATTCGATACGCACGAAGGTCAGGCCACCGCCAACAAGCCACTGGAAGGCTTCCACGCACTGTTGCTCGGCTGGGTCTCAGAGGCCATTCATACGTTTTTGCAAGACATGAAACGGATGGGCAAAGATGACAAAGTGTTGTTGATGACCTGGTCGGAATTTGGTCGCAAAGCTCCAGAAAATGGCAACTATGGCACGGATCATGGCGCCGCAGCGCCGTTGTTTGTGATCGGCAACAGCGTTAAGGGAGGTGTGTTTGGCGAGCATCCAAGCTTGCGAAAGAGCGATTTGTATCCTGATACCGACGCGATGAAACACACGATTGACTTCCGCCAGGTTTACGCGACGATCCTGGAAAAATGGCTCGCTGTGGATTCAGCCGAGGTGCTCGGCCGGCGCTTTGAATTGATTCCGTTTCTGTAG
- a CDS encoding DUF1800 domain-containing protein gives MPLDTKDKVAHLLRRAGFAARPEEIEQGVAKGLPALVDDLVNFEKFPDNLGPLPNAPAQNGIPPNTSYLDLTTQQYFSVYGSLLNDMQRLWLNAMITTTRPLQEKMVLFWHGLFATSGADLDLRHMYLQNEHFRGNFDPNTGRLGRLAATHPFPVGNFRNILENLSKDIAMLFYLDNFLNVKLNADVGSNENYARELLELFSLGVNDPITGEPNYTEVDVRQASRALTGWTVLFERDDRLIRQFFFNSSAHDFGPYRVLNRSFSGDGRQLFDIIVNHRNPGQQQSACGRFLGYRLFKFFGYDDPEPEVINDLADTFDGVHGGDRYNIRAMLRRIFTPGNPTSEAFYSDKAFKAHIKSPTEYIVSTFRLLRPTGLANSQLVTQVVLGLRTFSGMIQMGQYLFFPPNVAGWKEGLDWINTSFNLARCNFANTMATLVQPAQGGIDVHSLLQANGLLTNGQLAPAERVVDFFTTLLLQAPVSAQTRQTLINYMNAPGGSTDMINMKVRGLLHLIMTMPEFQLS, from the coding sequence ATGCCACTGGACACCAAAGATAAAGTCGCTCATCTGCTGCGCCGCGCCGGTTTCGCCGCCCGGCCTGAAGAAATCGAGCAGGGTGTTGCCAAAGGTTTGCCTGCTCTTGTTGACGATCTGGTCAACTTTGAAAAGTTCCCTGACAACCTGGGACCATTGCCCAATGCCCCGGCTCAAAATGGCATCCCGCCCAATACGTCATACCTTGATCTGACCACTCAGCAGTATTTTTCTGTATACGGCTCATTGCTAAACGACATGCAACGGTTGTGGCTTAACGCCATGATCACCACGACGCGCCCGTTACAAGAAAAGATGGTTCTGTTCTGGCATGGACTGTTTGCCACCTCCGGGGCTGACTTAGACCTGCGGCACATGTATCTGCAAAACGAACATTTTCGCGGCAACTTCGATCCCAATACAGGTCGGCTCGGTCGGCTCGCAGCCACTCATCCGTTTCCCGTCGGCAATTTTCGCAATATCCTTGAGAACCTGAGTAAGGATATTGCCATGCTGTTTTACCTGGACAATTTCCTTAATGTCAAACTCAATGCCGACGTTGGGAGCAACGAAAATTATGCGCGCGAACTTCTGGAGCTATTCTCCTTAGGTGTGAATGACCCGATCACCGGCGAACCTAACTACACTGAAGTGGACGTTCGTCAGGCATCCCGCGCGCTGACCGGCTGGACGGTGCTGTTCGAGCGCGATGATCGGCTGATTCGACAATTCTTCTTCAATAGCAGCGCGCATGATTTCGGGCCGTATCGCGTGCTGAACCGTTCGTTCAGTGGCGATGGTCGCCAACTCTTTGACATCATCGTGAACCACCGAAATCCGGGCCAGCAACAGAGCGCCTGCGGCCGATTTCTCGGATATCGGTTGTTCAAGTTCTTTGGCTATGATGACCCGGAACCGGAGGTCATCAATGATCTAGCTGACACGTTCGATGGCGTGCATGGCGGAGACAGATATAACATTCGCGCCATGCTCCGGCGAATCTTCACGCCGGGCAATCCAACATCGGAGGCGTTCTATTCGGACAAGGCCTTCAAGGCGCATATCAAAAGCCCCACTGAATATATCGTTAGCACATTCCGCTTGCTTCGACCGACAGGATTGGCCAACTCGCAACTGGTCACGCAGGTTGTGCTCGGTCTGCGAACATTCAGTGGGATGATTCAGATGGGACAATATCTGTTCTTCCCGCCTAATGTCGCAGGATGGAAAGAAGGGCTGGATTGGATCAACACGTCATTTAATCTGGCTCGGTGCAACTTTGCCAACACAATGGCGACGCTGGTGCAGCCAGCCCAGGGTGGCATTGATGTGCATAGCCTTTTGCAGGCCAACGGACTGTTGACGAATGGTCAACTAGCCCCCGCTGAACGAGTCGTTGACTTCTTCACTACGCTGCTGCTGCAAGCGCCGGTGTCTGCTCAAACCCGACAGACGTTGATCAACTACATGAATGCCCCGGGCGGGTCAACCGACATGATTAACATGAAGGTTCGCGGATTACTTCATTTGATCATGACCATGCCGGAATTCCAACTGAGTTAG
- a CDS encoding DUF1501 domain-containing protein: MSETKTTRREFIKKSGFTLLTVGLTERAFFRNLNLAANSALTKAAALSANDRMLVVIQLAGGNDSINTVIPIGGALEAAYRQARSTLAVPAAQILPIGQDAAGNQLGFHPNLPKLQALIQQRKAAVINAVGYPNQNRSHFRSMDIWHTAAPDRIETTGWLGGYLDVAYPSSANPLIAVYMGGTLPLGLKAETTPVPAISSLESYQLQFDTRFASSNPATPQLNGEYNNRVQTYLALNRELAPERTYWDILGRSALDAYNSAVRVQTGIKKYTADPNIVYPANNPLARGLAQVAQIIAAELDTKILYVTLGGFDTHQNQAPAQGGHPLLLQYLNDAVDVFYRDLQRLGKDDKVLIMTWSEFGRKVPQNGNAGTDHGASAAQFVFGTPVKGGIIGEYPSLTDLNPGNTYDTKFSIDFRQIYATILENWLETDSREVLGGRFEKLPFV, from the coding sequence ATGAGTGAGACAAAAACGACACGACGCGAATTTATCAAAAAGAGTGGTTTCACGTTGTTGACGGTAGGCCTGACCGAGCGGGCATTCTTCCGCAACTTGAATCTGGCCGCCAACAGCGCGCTGACCAAAGCGGCGGCCCTCAGCGCCAACGATCGCATGCTGGTGGTGATTCAACTGGCCGGCGGCAACGACAGCATCAACACCGTGATTCCGATCGGTGGCGCCTTGGAGGCGGCCTATCGGCAGGCCCGCTCAACGCTGGCCGTGCCGGCGGCGCAAATCCTCCCGATTGGCCAAGACGCAGCGGGCAATCAACTGGGCTTTCATCCAAACCTGCCCAAGCTGCAGGCGCTCATCCAACAGAGAAAGGCGGCTGTCATCAATGCAGTCGGCTATCCGAATCAAAACCGATCGCATTTCCGCTCAATGGACATCTGGCATACGGCCGCGCCCGACCGCATTGAAACAACTGGCTGGCTCGGCGGTTACCTCGATGTCGCATATCCATCCAGTGCCAATCCGCTCATCGCGGTCTATATGGGCGGGACATTGCCGCTGGGATTAAAGGCCGAAACCACGCCGGTGCCGGCTATCAGCAGCTTGGAGTCCTACCAATTGCAGTTTGACACGCGGTTTGCCAGCTCCAATCCGGCCACGCCGCAACTGAACGGCGAATATAACAACCGTGTGCAAACCTATCTGGCACTCAACCGCGAATTGGCCCCAGAACGCACCTATTGGGATATTCTTGGCCGTAGCGCCCTGGATGCCTACAACAGCGCCGTCCGCGTCCAAACGGGGATCAAGAAGTACACGGCTGATCCAAACATCGTTTATCCGGCTAACAACCCGTTGGCGCGCGGTCTGGCTCAGGTGGCTCAGATCATCGCCGCTGAACTGGATACCAAAATCCTATACGTCACACTCGGCGGCTTCGACACGCACCAGAATCAGGCGCCAGCGCAGGGTGGACATCCACTGCTGTTGCAATATCTGAATGACGCCGTGGACGTGTTCTATCGTGATCTGCAACGACTGGGCAAAGATGACAAGGTGCTGATCATGACCTGGTCGGAATTCGGGCGGAAGGTTCCGCAAAACGGCAATGCGGGAACTGATCACGGCGCTTCTGCCGCGCAGTTCGTCTTTGGCACACCGGTCAAAGGCGGTATCATCGGAGAATATCCCAGCCTGACCGACTTGAACCCAGGCAACACGTATGACACCAAGTTCTCCATTGACTTCCGGCAGATCTACGCCACGATCCTGGAAAACTGGCTAGAAACTGACTCCCGCGAAGTGCTCGGCGGCAGGTTTGAAAAACTGCCATTTGTGTAA
- a CDS encoding ketoacyl-ACP synthase III: MPYSYANIRARIVATGSHLPSRVITNSEILGLEGSDSSIRRLLGAVERRGVEEHEACSDIITAAATRVLETAEISPLEIDRIIVSTTPGDFVEPCTASVVQYKLRARCAATDVGMSCVGWVAGVDYALRCLATGEKRILVLAGTIVSKGTVFRNPMHRAIFGDGAGGVLLEATDNPGPSQFLAGGLWTDGQYFDVITMPNLTSVHSPRIPMEYKGSFYMGRREVINEALRNNLSRCVDEVLQTAGVTKDEIDVAFIHQPSKPLFEEALKAVGVPRSKVIEDYELYGNTISAELPISLDENVRNGRIKRGDTILMVTFGAGFSAGILLFRY, encoded by the coding sequence ATGCCATATTCGTATGCAAATATTCGCGCGCGGATAGTTGCCACCGGTTCACATTTACCCAGTCGTGTCATCACCAATTCAGAGATTCTTGGACTTGAAGGTTCGGATAGCTCGATTCGTAGGCTGCTTGGCGCTGTTGAGCGGCGAGGTGTAGAAGAGCACGAAGCGTGCTCGGATATTATCACAGCAGCAGCCACCCGGGTACTAGAGACGGCTGAGATTTCACCGCTGGAAATAGATCGAATTATCGTCAGCACAACGCCGGGCGATTTTGTCGAGCCCTGCACGGCCAGTGTGGTTCAGTATAAGCTGCGGGCTCGGTGCGCAGCCACAGACGTAGGCATGTCCTGTGTAGGTTGGGTTGCTGGCGTTGACTATGCGCTCCGATGTTTGGCCACAGGCGAGAAGCGTATCCTGGTGCTGGCTGGGACGATTGTGTCCAAAGGAACGGTCTTTCGTAATCCAATGCATCGAGCCATTTTTGGTGATGGCGCTGGCGGCGTATTGCTAGAAGCCACAGACAATCCCGGCCCGAGTCAATTCTTGGCTGGGGGCTTGTGGACCGATGGACAATACTTTGATGTCATCACGATGCCAAATCTGACGTCGGTTCATTCGCCGCGCATCCCGATGGAGTACAAGGGTAGCTTCTACATGGGACGGCGCGAAGTCATCAACGAAGCGTTGAGGAATAACCTCTCACGCTGCGTGGATGAGGTTCTGCAAACGGCAGGTGTAACCAAAGATGAGATTGATGTGGCCTTCATTCACCAACCAAGCAAGCCGCTGTTTGAAGAAGCGTTGAAAGCTGTTGGTGTGCCGCGCAGCAAGGTGATTGAAGATTACGAATTATACGGCAACACCATTTCGGCGGAACTGCCAATCTCTCTCGACGAGAATGTGCGCAACGGACGCATCAAACGTGGCGATACAATTTTGATGGTGACTTTTGGAGCTGGGTTCAGCGCCGGCATTCTGCTGTTTCGGTATTGA
- a CDS encoding DUF1800 domain-containing protein, translated as MPLDERDKVAHLLRRAGFAARPEEIEAGVARGLEATAHSLLNFETTPDNLDPEPPGLNQNYQQNNQAGPPRGFENFALGWWMNAMIKTTRPLQEKMVLFWHHLFATSTLGVIDPRQMYLQNQLFRGYFNPLLPSQRRTPEDTTSPFPVGNFRNILMWLSRDPAMGYWLDNYQNRRKDNEVGTNENYARELLELFSMGVEDVVAHVPNYTETDVRQLSRVLTGWSVLPVDVRNNYPPVEGQPNNFPRWFAFQPTYGRLQITHDFGPYTVLGVTFSSTGADTQGRRMFDIIVNHKNPGQQQSACGRFLGYRLFQFFGYDDPEPEVINALADVFDKGTPQFTIKNMLRAIFIPGSGIASEAFYSEKAFRAHIKSPTEYIIGTYRLLKPTGYTLNYELVTSNDGLTRLNSPVSLNLTLTFANQMGQLLWRPFDVSGWKEGLNWINTTFDLARFNWAKGFVSEFSVFQQSRNEPPVEQRVPGELTTEAVRTLLVANNAQTPERVVDFLARLLYQVPLSNAARTALINYLRAGTDGTPGTFPFNINNNVTIDNKVRGLLHLMMTSPEYQFS; from the coding sequence ATGCCATTAGATGAACGCGATAAGGTAGCTCATTTATTGCGGCGCGCTGGCTTTGCCGCCCGCCCGGAAGAAATCGAAGCCGGTGTGGCTCGTGGGTTGGAGGCCACTGCTCATTCGCTGCTCAACTTTGAAACAACTCCTGACAATCTGGACCCTGAGCCTCCTGGACTGAATCAGAATTACCAACAAAACAATCAGGCCGGTCCACCACGCGGCTTTGAAAATTTCGCTCTGGGCTGGTGGATGAATGCCATGATCAAAACGACGCGCCCGTTGCAAGAGAAGATGGTGCTTTTCTGGCACCACTTGTTTGCGACCTCAACATTGGGCGTGATAGATCCACGGCAGATGTATCTCCAAAACCAACTGTTCCGTGGTTACTTCAACCCGCTTCTGCCTTCACAGCGGCGGACTCCCGAAGATACGACCAGTCCGTTCCCGGTCGGCAACTTCCGCAATATCCTCATGTGGTTGTCACGCGACCCGGCCATGGGATATTGGCTGGACAATTATCAAAATCGTCGCAAAGACAATGAGGTTGGCACGAACGAAAATTACGCACGTGAGCTGTTGGAGCTATTCTCCATGGGCGTGGAAGACGTGGTCGCCCATGTGCCCAATTACACGGAAACCGACGTGCGGCAGCTTTCACGTGTGCTGACCGGATGGTCCGTGCTGCCGGTTGATGTCCGAAATAATTACCCGCCTGTTGAAGGGCAGCCCAACAATTTCCCCCGTTGGTTTGCCTTCCAGCCGACCTACGGACGCCTACAGATCACCCATGATTTTGGGCCTTACACAGTTCTGGGCGTGACATTCAGCAGCACCGGCGCAGACACGCAAGGCCGACGCATGTTTGACATCATTGTCAATCACAAGAATCCAGGCCAACAGCAAAGCGCTTGTGGCCGATTCCTCGGTTACCGCCTCTTCCAATTCTTCGGATATGATGATCCAGAGCCAGAAGTGATCAATGCGCTGGCCGATGTGTTCGATAAAGGAACGCCACAGTTCACCATCAAGAACATGTTGCGAGCGATATTCATCCCTGGCTCAGGCATCGCTTCCGAAGCGTTCTACTCAGAGAAAGCATTTCGCGCGCACATCAAGAGTCCGACCGAATACATCATCGGCACCTATCGGCTGTTGAAACCGACTGGATACACACTCAACTATGAGTTGGTCACCAGCAATGACGGTTTGACGCGGCTCAATAGCCCGGTGTCGCTCAACTTGACGCTGACCTTTGCCAATCAGATGGGTCAGTTGCTCTGGCGACCGTTTGACGTTAGCGGCTGGAAAGAAGGCCTCAACTGGATCAATACGACCTTTGATCTGGCCCGATTCAACTGGGCCAAAGGATTCGTGTCTGAATTCTCCGTCTTTCAACAGAGCCGGAACGAACCACCGGTTGAACAAAGAGTGCCTGGCGAGCTAACCACCGAGGCAGTGCGGACGCTACTGGTGGCCAACAACGCGCAAACTCCTGAACGGGTCGTTGATTTCCTGGCAAGGTTGCTCTACCAGGTTCCTCTTTCCAACGCGGCTCGGACAGCGCTGATCAATTACTTGCGGGCCGGCACAGATGGAACGCCCGGCACATTTCCGTTCAACATCAACAATAATGTCACCATTGACAACAAAGTCCGCGGCCTGCTCCATCTGATGATGACTTCGCCGGAGTACCAGTTCAGTTAA